Genomic DNA from Shewanella woodyi ATCC 51908:
AGCTCAATCAGCCGAAGGGAATAAACTTCGCACTGAAGGATTACCTAGAGTTAGTTGATGAAACGGGTAGAATTATCCGTGATGACAAGAGAGGTTCTATCTCTGCTAACAGTACAAAGATACTGACAAGATTGAATATTTCATCAGACAACTGGATAAAATTGACCTCAGAGTTTGGCAAACTGTTTCACGGCCCAGTAGGGGAAACACAATCGTTAACACGCTATTGTGAGCACCTTCAAAAACGTCGACGGCATTTCTCAAAAAGTTGTCTGCACTTTCAAGCTGATTAATTTATTTGAATAACCTCAACTGCTAAAGAGTCCATGGCAAATAGTATGGATGAACTCTCCACATTTTAAATTCATCATTCCAGCACTAAAACCACTATTTTCAGTCATATACCAGCTTAAGAATCTACTTCGTAGAGTTAGAGAAGCTTTTGTGTCGTAAGAATATTGAACATCGGCAGTAGAGCCGTTATGTTATTGATTAATAATGGCTGGCTAGATTTATTTTAGTCAGCTTGGAGAACACTCGTATTATCATTGTATAAGCCGAAATCACCTTAAGTGGACACCCATAGAAATCAACGGAACCATTTCTTTTCCCTCATCCTACCCCTTGCTTCATGCCTTTTTCCTCCGCCGAGGGGATCAGCTTTGTCTTGATGCTTAACGAAAACAAACAGCATTCTTACCACGGAGCGCTTCGCTGCACGGAGAATACGGAGGTAAAGATCTAGAACTCAAAGATTTAAAATACTAAGATTTAGAGAACAGGGCTTTAGATTTCGCTCTTCTTCGTGTCCTCTGTGCTCTCCGTGGTGAATAGCTTTGGCTTGGTCTTTAACTATTTTTGAGCAGAGTATAACTAGCTCACTTTTGTCCAGAAACGATTTAGAGAAGACTAGTAAACTTCAATCGAAGAGATAAACAATCAGGTGTGAAGGCGGCTGTGACCTTAGGTTTCAAGGTGAGGTTTCACATAGTGAAACTCTGCGAACGAGAGATAGGGATATCGAACTGGCCGTTTAACAGGGAAGTTATTGGAAACCGCAGAGCGGCCAAGGATGGACTCTTATGACATCAAGAGCCAGCGTCCCACAGAAGTATTTACACGTAAGGCATGCTGCAAGCAATGGATAACAATGAAGTTATGGTTCCCAACAAGCTGATCAAATACATACCCAGCCCAATGAACCCAATAAAATAGATATTTAAGTAACTTGTTATCCGACAAGTAATCCCCCTTTGGGTAAAAACAAAAAGCCACCCTATAAAGAGTGGCTAGTCATTATTCTGAGCTACTCGTTACTCGCTAGCTCATACGCTTGTACTTAAGACGATGTGGCTCAACCACATCAGTACCATAGGTCTCTTTTAACCAAGTTGAGTATTCGGTGTAGTTGCCTTCGTAGAAGTTCACTTTACCCTCATCGCGGTAGTCAAGAATGTGGGTGGCGATTCTATCGAGGAACCAACGATCGTGAGAGATAACCATGGCACAACCTGGGAACTCAAGTAGAGCCTCTTCCAGTGCACGTAGAGTTTCAACGTCCAAGTCGTTGGTTGGCTCATCGAGTAGCAACACGTTACCGCCAGCTTGCAGCAGTTTTGCTAAATGAACTCGGTTACGCTCACCGCCCGATAGGGTGCCGATGATCTTCTGCTGATCGCCACCGCGGAAGTTAAAACGTCCCACGTAGGCACGAGATGGGATCTCAGTGTTGTTGATGCGCATAATATCCTGCCCACCTGAGATCTCCTGCCATACCGTGTTCTTATCGTTCATCGAATCACGGAACTGCTCAACCGAGGCAATCTGTACAGATTCACCGAGTTCAACTGTGCCGCTATCTGGCTGCTCTGCACCTGAGATCATCTTGAACAGGGTTGATTTACCCGCACCGTTGGCACCGATAATACCGACGATAGCCCCTTTAGGGACAGTAAAGCTTAAGTCATCGATAAGTACGCGATCGCCATAGGATTTAGTCAGGTTATTAATCTCGATAACCTTGTCACCTAAACGTGGTCCAGGTGGAATGAACAGCTCATTGGTTTCGTTACGCTTTTGGTAATCATTTGTATTGAGCTCTTCAAAGCGAGCCATACGCGCTTTACCTTTAGACTGACGTCCTTTTGAGCCTTGACGTACCCACTCAAGCTCCTTGGCAATAGTCTTTTGACGAGCGCTTTCTGTGGCTGATTCCTGTTGCAGACGAGC
This window encodes:
- the ettA gene encoding energy-dependent translational throttle protein EttA; its protein translation is MAQFVYSMLRVGKIVPPKKQILKDISLSFFPGAKIGVLGLNGSGKSTLLRIMAGIDTEIEGEARPMQDLKIGYLPQEPKLDENQTVREAIEEAVSVAKNALTRLDEVYALYAEPDADFDALAKEQGQLEAIIQSQDAHNLDNILERAANALRLPDWDEKIAVLSGGERRRVAICRLLLEKPDMLLLDEPTNHLDAESVAWLERFLQDYTGTVVAITHDRYFLDNAAGWILELDRGEGIPWEGNYSSWLEQKDARLQQESATESARQKTIAKELEWVRQGSKGRQSKGKARMARFEELNTNDYQKRNETNELFIPPGPRLGDKVIEINNLTKSYGDRVLIDDLSFTVPKGAIVGIIGANGAGKSTLFKMISGAEQPDSGTVELGESVQIASVEQFRDSMNDKNTVWQEISGGQDIMRINNTEIPSRAYVGRFNFRGGDQQKIIGTLSGGERNRVHLAKLLQAGGNVLLLDEPTNDLDVETLRALEEALLEFPGCAMVISHDRWFLDRIATHILDYRDEGKVNFYEGNYTEYSTWLKETYGTDVVEPHRLKYKRMS